A part of Streptomyces sp. NBC_01497 genomic DNA contains:
- a CDS encoding M15 family metallopeptidase — protein MTTDVVLMSDPRVTSVPVEECGEPFVDVRTYRGGALRVDGRQAARQNAYMHLREGVAARLVAAQDHLPSGIRLLFLEGYRRPVLQRHYFESYAEELRALHPDWSAASIHTAASRYVSPPEIAPHSAGAAVDLTLMTRDGAELDLGTPVNANPEESAGACYTEAPVPAEARAHRDLLSAALGAAGLVNYPTEWWHWSYGDRYWALHSDHPHALYGPRDLT, from the coding sequence ATGACCACCGACGTCGTCCTCATGTCCGATCCCCGGGTGACCTCCGTGCCCGTCGAGGAGTGCGGCGAGCCGTTCGTGGACGTCCGCACGTACCGGGGTGGAGCCCTGCGCGTCGACGGACGCCAGGCGGCCCGCCAGAACGCGTACATGCACCTGCGGGAGGGCGTCGCCGCGCGCCTCGTCGCCGCACAGGACCACCTCCCGTCCGGGATACGGCTGTTGTTCCTGGAGGGATACCGCCGGCCCGTCCTGCAGCGCCACTACTTCGAGTCGTACGCCGAGGAGCTGCGCGCCCTGCACCCCGACTGGTCCGCGGCGAGCATCCACACCGCCGCCAGCCGGTACGTGTCCCCGCCGGAGATCGCGCCGCACAGCGCGGGAGCGGCCGTCGACCTGACGCTCATGACACGGGACGGCGCCGAACTGGACCTGGGCACCCCGGTCAACGCGAACCCGGAGGAGAGCGCGGGCGCGTGCTACACCGAGGCCCCGGTCCCCGCCGAGGCCCGCGCGCACCGCGACCTGCTGAGCGCGGCGCTCGGTGCGGCCGGGCTCGTCAACTACCCCACCGAGTGGTGGCACTGGTCGTACGGCGACCGGTACTGGGCCCTGCACAGTGACCACCCGCACGCCCTCTACGGCCCCCGCGACCTGACCTGA